From the genome of Parazoarcus communis, one region includes:
- a CDS encoding retention module-containing protein — protein sequence MASAKAVATVVSITGKAEARDQAGNLRLLKVGDALLEGETLVTAAGARAELLVVADGSIVPVGEDQAVLISADLSEATRPQANEAQLADGTIQQVIQALNDGANLDDVLEEPAAGLTGGGGGDGNDFVRLLRITEGVDPIEFEFEGSAAAVVPELRAAGDGADEAQTVTTTGETETPVTVTPVNDAPETNAVAATGEEDAASIPVSLSGSDADGTVDHFVIKTLPLNGTLLLNGNPVAVGTEIPATANGATVTFVPAANWNGETNFTYASVDDLGLEDGTPATATVTVSPVNDAPDTAATSASGAEDAAAIPVSLSGSDPDGTVDHFVIKTLPLNGTLLLNGNPVAVGTEIPATGNGATVTFVPSANWNGETNFTYASVDDLGLEDGTPATATVTVSPVNDAPDTAATSASGAEDAAAIPVRLSGSDPDGTVDHFVIKTLPLNGTLLLNGNPVAVGTEIPATANGATVTFVPAANWNGETNFTYASVDDLGLEDGTPATATVTVSAVNDAPETAATSASGEEDAAAIPVSLSGSDPDGTVDHFVIKTLPLNGTLLLNGNPVAVGTEIPATGNGATVTFVPSANWNGETNFTYASVDDLGLEDGTPATATVTVSPVNDAPDTAATSASGAEDAASIPVSLSGSDVDGTVDHFVIKTLPLNGTLLLNGNPVAVGTEIPATANGATVTFVPAANWNGETNFTYASVDDLGLEDGTPATATVTVSPVNDAPDTAATSASGAEDAAAIPVSLSGSDPDGTVDHFVIKTLPLNGTLLLNGNPVAVGTEIPATGNGATVTFVPSANWNGETNFTYASVDDLGLEDGTPATATVTVSPVNDAPDTAATSASGAEDAAAIPVRLSGSDPDGTVDHFVIKTLPLNGTLLLNGNPVAVGTEIPATANGATVTFVPAANWNGETNFTYASVDDLGLEDGTPATATVTVSAVNDAPETAATSASGEEDAAAIPVSLSGSDPDGTVDHFVIKTLPLNGTLLLNGNPVAVGTEIPATGNGATVTFVPSANWNGETNFTYASVDDLGLEDGTPATATVTVSPVNDAPDTAATSASGAEDAASIPVSLSGSDVDGTVDHFVIKTLPLNGTLLLNGNPVAVGTEIPATANGATVTFVPAANWNGETNFTYASVDSDGLEDPTPAIAAISVTPDSLIVTHLEATTTGVPVAMQGLSGEYYGYNDNSTSASDGFSGVTRVHTNDGTVGNLTTIAKVQQIIAGRAAPDASFKANSIEFGLTENTNSPLFSNDLGRNAKIEAGGAITNNGSNLYRFLTGANAGNAQDIVAVSGVGKTTDSIIRLTGQLLIEQGTYDIRITADDGYDVLLNGTSIAEYNGITSTKVTTFSGVNIDGGLLPIEVLYWDQGGHATFRIEFKLTGTADSTYQPLGENDYALFSSDLVVPPGGELVQASDGSWVIQTGAVFSDMDNAPNEVHGSVAADSIHGGGDDDSLFGGLGADTFVWKLNDGGTAGNPAVDTVGDFTVGIYNGTGNADRLDLADLLKDESSATIDNFLSVEQVSGNTVLHVSSSGGFAGGYSAGAEDQTIVLENVTFDSALSSHDIINQLISNNQLLIDK from the coding sequence ATGGCAAGCGCAAAGGCAGTCGCAACCGTCGTCAGTATCACCGGCAAGGCAGAGGCCAGGGACCAAGCGGGCAATCTCCGCCTGCTCAAGGTTGGCGACGCCCTGCTCGAAGGCGAGACCCTCGTGACCGCAGCCGGTGCTCGCGCCGAACTCTTGGTGGTTGCCGACGGCAGCATCGTTCCGGTCGGTGAAGACCAGGCCGTCCTGATCTCAGCCGACCTTTCCGAGGCCACCCGTCCGCAGGCCAACGAAGCGCAACTGGCCGACGGCACCATCCAGCAAGTCATCCAGGCCCTCAACGACGGCGCCAATCTCGACGACGTGCTCGAAGAACCGGCCGCCGGCCTGACCGGAGGCGGTGGCGGTGACGGCAATGATTTCGTGCGCCTGCTGCGGATTACCGAGGGTGTCGATCCGATCGAGTTCGAATTCGAGGGATCCGCCGCAGCCGTTGTGCCGGAACTGCGGGCTGCAGGAGACGGGGCCGACGAAGCACAAACCGTCACCACGACGGGGGAAACTGAAACGCCGGTTACGGTGACGCCGGTCAATGACGCACCTGAGACCAACGCTGTGGCCGCAACGGGTGAAGAAGACGCAGCCTCGATCCCGGTCAGCCTGTCGGGTAGCGACGCCGACGGCACGGTGGATCACTTCGTGATCAAGACGCTGCCGCTCAACGGCACGCTGCTGCTCAACGGCAACCCGGTCGCCGTGGGCACCGAGATCCCAGCCACCGCCAACGGTGCCACGGTCACCTTCGTGCCGGCTGCGAACTGGAACGGCGAGACGAACTTCACCTACGCCTCGGTCGATGACCTTGGTCTGGAAGACGGCACCCCGGCCACCGCCACGGTGACGGTGAGCCCGGTCAACGACGCCCCGGACACCGCCGCGACCAGCGCGAGCGGCGCAGAGGATGCCGCTGCGATTCCGGTCAGCCTGTCGGGCTCGGATCCGGACGGCACAGTCGATCACTTCGTGATCAAGACCCTGCCGCTCAACGGCACGCTGCTGCTCAACGGCAACCCGGTCGCCGTGGGCACCGAGATCCCGGCCACCGGCAACGGCGCCACGGTCACCTTCGTGCCGAGCGCGAACTGGAATGGCGAGACGAACTTCACCTACGCCTCGGTCGATGACCTTGGTCTGGAAGACGGCACCCCGGCCACCGCCACGGTGACGGTGAGCCCGGTCAACGACGCCCCGGACACCGCCGCGACCAGCGCGAGCGGCGCAGAGGATGCCGCTGCGATTCCGGTCAGGCTGTCGGGCTCGGATCCGGACGGCACAGTCGATCACTTCGTGATCAAGACCTTGCCGCTCAACGGCACGCTGCTGCTCAACGGCAACCCGGTTGCCGTGGGCACCGAGATCCCGGCCACCGCCAACGGCGCCACGGTCACCTTCGTGCCGGCTGCGAACTGGAACGGCGAGACGAACTTCACCTACGCCTCGGTCGATGACCTTGGTCTGGAAGACGGCACTCCCGCCACGGCCACCGTGACCGTAAGTGCGGTCAACGATGCACCGGAAACCGCTGCGACCAGCGCCAGCGGTGAAGAGGATGCCGCTGCGATTCCGGTCAGCCTGTCGGGCTCGGATCCGGACGGCACAGTCGATCACTTCGTGATCAAGACCCTGCCGCTCAACGGCACGCTGCTGCTCAACGGCAACCCGGTCGCCGTGGGCACCGAGATCCCGGCCACCGGCAACGGCGCCACGGTCACCTTCGTGCCGAGCGCGAACTGGAATGGCGAGACGAACTTCACCTACGCCTCGGTCGATGACCTTGGTCTGGAAGACGGCACCCCGGCCACCGCCACGGTGACGGTGAGCCCGGTCAACGACGCCCCGGACACCGCCGCGACCAGTGCGAGCGGCGCAGAAGACGCAGCCTCGATCCCGGTCAGCCTGTCGGGTAGCGACGTTGACGGCACGGTGGATCACTTCGTGATCAAGACGCTGCCGCTCAACGGCACGCTGCTGCTCAACGGCAACCCGGTCGCCGTGGGCACCGAGATCCCGGCCACCGCCAACGGTGCCACGGTCACCTTCGTGCCGGCTGCGAACTGGAACGGCGAGACGAACTTCACCTACGCCTCGGTCGATGACCTTGGTCTGGAAGACGGCACCCCGGCCACCGCCACGGTGACGGTGAGCCCGGTCAACGACGCCCCGGACACCGCCGCGACCAGCGCGAGCGGCGCAGAGGATGCCGCTGCGATTCCGGTCAGCCTGTCGGGCTCGGATCCGGACGGCACAGTCGATCACTTCGTGATCAAGACCCTGCCGCTCAACGGCACGCTGCTGCTCAACGGCAACCCGGTCGCCGTGGGCACCGAGATCCCGGCCACCGGCAACGGCGCCACGGTCACCTTCGTGCCGAGCGCGAACTGGAATGGCGAGACGAACTTCACCTACGCCTCGGTCGATGACCTTGGTCTGGAAGACGGCACCCCGGCCACCGCCACGGTGACGGTGAGCCCGGTCAACGACGCCCCGGACACCGCCGCGACCAGCGCGAGCGGCGCAGAGGATGCCGCTGCGATTCCGGTCAGGCTGTCGGGCTCGGATCCGGACGGCACAGTCGATCACTTCGTGATCAAGACCTTGCCGCTCAACGGCACGCTGCTGCTCAACGGCAACCCGGTTGCCGTGGGCACCGAGATCCCGGCCACCGCCAACGGCGCCACGGTCACCTTCGTGCCGGCTGCGAACTGGAACGGCGAGACGAACTTCACCTACGCCTCGGTCGATGACCTTGGTCTGGAAGACGGCACTCCCGCCACGGCCACCGTGACCGTAAGTGCGGTCAACGATGCACCGGAAACCGCTGCGACCAGCGCCAGCGGTGAAGAGGATGCCGCTGCGATTCCGGTCAGCCTGTCGGGCTCGGATCCGGACGGCACAGTCGATCACTTCGTGATCAAGACCCTGCCGCTCAACGGCACGCTGCTGCTCAACGGCAACCCGGTCGCCGTGGGCACCGAGATCCCGGCCACCGGCAACGGCGCCACGGTCACCTTCGTGCCGAGCGCGAACTGGAATGGCGAGACGAACTTCACCTACGCCTCGGTCGATGACCTTGGTCTGGAAGACGGCACCCCGGCCACCGCCACGGTGACGGTGAGCCCGGTCAACGACGCCCCGGACACCGCCGCGACCAGTGCGAGCGGCGCAGAAGACGCAGCCTCGATCCCGGTCAGCCTGTCGGGTAGCGACGTTGACGGCACGGTGGATCACTTCGTGATCAAGACGCTGCCGCTCAACGGCACGCTGCTGCTCAACGGCAACCCGGTCGCCGTGGGCACCGAGATCCCGGCCACCGCCAACGGTGCCACGGTCACCTTCGTGCCGGCTGCGAACTGGAACGGCGAGACGAACTTCACCTACGCCTCGGTCGATAGCGACGGCTTGGAAGACCCTACTCCGGCCATTGCTGCGATCTCCGTGACGCCTGACTCTCTGATTGTGACCCATCTTGAGGCCACAACGACGGGGGTGCCGGTAGCCATGCAGGGATTGTCTGGCGAGTACTACGGCTATAACGATAACTCGACGAGTGCAAGTGACGGCTTCTCCGGCGTTACCCGCGTGCACACCAATGACGGAACGGTAGGCAATCTGACCACGATTGCGAAAGTTCAACAGATTATTGCCGGACGAGCAGCTCCGGATGCAAGTTTCAAGGCAAATTCCATTGAGTTCGGTCTTACTGAGAATACCAATTCGCCGCTCTTTTCCAACGACCTGGGCAGGAATGCCAAGATTGAAGCAGGTGGGGCTATTACCAATAACGGGAGTAACCTCTATCGCTTTCTGACTGGCGCCAACGCCGGGAATGCCCAAGACATCGTTGCCGTAAGCGGGGTCGGAAAAACGACAGACTCGATCATACGACTGACCGGACAACTCTTGATCGAGCAGGGCACCTACGACATCAGGATTACCGCGGATGATGGCTACGACGTGTTGTTGAACGGCACTTCAATTGCGGAATACAACGGAATTACATCCACCAAGGTCACGACATTCAGCGGTGTCAATATTGATGGTGGTCTTCTGCCGATCGAGGTCCTCTATTGGGATCAGGGTGGGCATGCGACTTTCCGGATTGAATTCAAACTCACAGGTACCGCGGACAGTACCTATCAGCCGCTCGGTGAGAATGATTACGCCTTGTTCTCTTCTGACTTGGTTGTTCCTCCAGGTGGGGAGCTTGTGCAGGCAAGCGACGGTAGTTGGGTGATTCAGACTGGTGCCGTATTCAGTGACATGGACAACGCCCCGAATGAAGTACATGGTTCGGTCGCGGCGGATAGCATTCACGGTGGGGGTGACGACGATAGCCTGTTCGGCGGATTGGGCGCTGACACCTTCGTCTGGAAGCTCAACGATGGCGGCACGGCAGGGAACCCGGCGGTGGACACCGTTGGTGACTTTACCGTCGGCATCTATAACGGTACCGGCAACGCCGACCGTCTGGATCTGGCCGATCTGCTCAAGGACGAAAGCAGTGCAACGATCGACAACTTCCTGAGTGTCGAGCAGGTTTCTGGCAATACCGTGCTGCATGTCAGCAGCAGTGGCGGTTTTGCGGGAGGGTACTCGGCGGGTGCGGAGGATCAGACCATCGTGCTGGAGAATGTGACCTTCGACAGTGCGCTGAGCAGTCATGACATCATTAATCAGCTCATCTCCAATAATCAGCTTCTGATCGACAAATGA
- a CDS encoding response regulator transcription factor yields MTKHFFLSPDRQLLPRWQEAFPEAVAVAIVPADLIHDDSSILWVSTRVPDWRQQLAQQRGDAGIRSVVISGAPDQAEGLQALESGARGYCHAYATPAMLREVAVVVLHGGLWVGPELMARAIRATSAGGIATDLSSEHALAGLTEREREVALAVARGLTNKEVAAALAITERTVKAHLSAIFEKLAVRDRMQLALRMSSDAGAFAP; encoded by the coding sequence ATGACAAAGCATTTCTTTCTGAGCCCGGATCGTCAGCTTCTGCCGCGCTGGCAGGAGGCGTTTCCGGAGGCTGTCGCAGTGGCCATAGTGCCCGCGGATCTTATTCACGACGATTCCAGCATTCTGTGGGTCAGTACTCGCGTGCCCGACTGGCGCCAACAGCTGGCACAACAACGGGGCGATGCGGGCATCCGGAGCGTCGTGATCTCGGGCGCCCCTGACCAGGCCGAGGGCCTGCAGGCCCTGGAATCCGGCGCCCGGGGCTATTGCCATGCCTATGCCACGCCTGCGATGCTGCGCGAGGTGGCTGTTGTCGTGCTTCACGGCGGCCTGTGGGTGGGCCCCGAGCTCATGGCGCGGGCGATTCGTGCCACCAGCGCGGGTGGGATCGCGACAGATCTGTCTTCGGAGCACGCCCTGGCGGGCCTGACCGAGCGCGAGCGCGAGGTCGCGCTCGCTGTTGCGCGCGGGCTCACCAACAAGGAAGTCGCTGCAGCGCTCGCCATCACGGAGCGCACGGTCAAGGCCCATCTGTCAGCCATCTTCGAGAAGCTTGCGGTGCGCGATCGCATGCAACTTGCGTTGAGGATGTCCAGCGATGCAGGTGCGTTTGCCCCCTGA
- a CDS encoding HlyD family type I secretion periplasmic adaptor subunit encodes MSDNKAEGGGVQERAFKGIGKVSAQVDKRARPFSERLFGRFAPPEREDRLDWAGDADWARLQQEPLRARMLLRGVAAVVLILLVWAAFAPIDEVTRGEAKVVPSTQLQVIQTVDGGVVEEMPVREGQIVNAGDLLLRIDPTRFVSSLLENRAQYFALQVKAARLKALTSGTAMTVPPEAEREVPDIVAHERRLYDSTRAEMEAQMSIARQQLNQREQELNEVRSRREQAGRSFDLVQQELTVTEPLLASGAVSEVDLLRLRRDVSRLRGERDQASSQILRIQSAINEANGKIQEVELNFRNQLRNELSDTMNKLGSLSEGSRALEDRVKHAEIRSPVRGTVKRLLVSTVGGVVQPGKEVVEIVPLDDALILEAKITPKDIAFLRPGQNAVVKFTAYDFAIYGGLDAVVEQISADSVTDDKGNAFYIVRVRTLKSSLGENLPIIPGMVAEVDILTGKKTVLSYLIKPVIRAKANALTER; translated from the coding sequence ATGAGTGACAACAAAGCCGAGGGTGGCGGCGTGCAGGAACGGGCGTTCAAGGGCATCGGCAAGGTGTCTGCGCAGGTGGACAAGCGCGCTCGGCCGTTCTCCGAACGTCTGTTCGGCCGCTTTGCGCCGCCCGAACGCGAAGACAGGCTCGACTGGGCGGGCGACGCCGACTGGGCCCGCCTGCAGCAGGAGCCCCTGCGAGCGCGCATGCTGTTGCGCGGGGTGGCGGCCGTAGTGCTCATCCTCCTTGTGTGGGCCGCCTTTGCGCCCATCGACGAGGTCACCCGCGGCGAGGCCAAGGTCGTGCCGTCGACCCAGTTGCAGGTCATTCAAACCGTCGACGGCGGTGTCGTCGAAGAGATGCCGGTGCGTGAGGGGCAGATCGTCAACGCCGGTGACCTGCTGCTGCGTATCGATCCGACGCGCTTCGTATCCTCGCTGCTGGAAAACCGTGCGCAGTACTTCGCCCTGCAGGTCAAGGCTGCGCGGTTAAAGGCGCTCACCTCCGGCACGGCGATGACGGTTCCGCCAGAGGCCGAACGTGAGGTGCCGGATATCGTTGCCCATGAACGCCGTCTGTATGACTCAACCCGCGCCGAGATGGAGGCGCAGATGTCGATTGCGCGTCAGCAGCTCAACCAGCGCGAGCAGGAGCTCAACGAAGTGCGTTCGCGCCGGGAGCAGGCTGGGCGCTCCTTTGATCTGGTGCAGCAGGAGCTGACCGTCACCGAGCCGCTGCTGGCGTCAGGGGCGGTGTCCGAGGTCGATCTGCTGCGGCTGCGCCGTGATGTCTCCCGCCTGCGCGGCGAGCGCGATCAGGCTTCGTCGCAGATCCTTCGCATTCAGTCGGCGATCAACGAAGCCAACGGCAAGATCCAGGAAGTTGAACTCAATTTCCGCAACCAGTTGCGTAACGAACTCTCGGACACCATGAACAAGCTCGGCAGCCTGTCCGAGGGCAGTCGCGCGCTGGAAGACAGGGTCAAGCACGCCGAAATTCGCTCGCCGGTGCGCGGAACCGTGAAACGTCTGCTGGTGAGTACCGTCGGCGGCGTCGTGCAACCGGGCAAGGAAGTGGTCGAGATCGTTCCGCTCGACGATGCGCTGATCCTCGAGGCCAAGATTACGCCCAAGGACATTGCATTCCTGCGTCCCGGCCAGAATGCGGTGGTCAAGTTCACCGCTTATGACTTTGCCATTTACGGCGGTCTCGACGCCGTTGTGGAGCAGATCTCGGCCGACAGCGTGACCGACGACAAGGGCAACGCCTTCTACATCGTCCGTGTACGCACGCTCAAGAGCAGCCTCGGTGAAAACCTGCCAATCATTCCCGGCATGGTGGCCGAGGTCGACATCCTTACCGGCAAGAAGACGGTACTTTCCTATCTGATCAAGCCCGTAATCAGGGCCAAGGCCAATGCCTTGACGGAACGATGA
- a CDS encoding type I secretion system permease/ATPase has protein sequence MAGAQSGAEDAVAAEDPRLVDDALLGCLLLVSRGHGAALTPDALLSGLPLENGKLTPSLVPRAARRAGLHGRVVSCALDRINPVLLPAILLLDDERACVLAAWSDDRSEVEVVFPELGETTVTLPAGELAARYAGHAIYLRPGFRFDARAPGVRKTREGHWFWSVIAENRTLYRDVLLAAFMINVFAVAMPLFVMNVYDRVVPNHATDTLWALSIGVFVVVTADLVLRTMRGHFVDLAGSRIDVRLSSFIMERVLGLRMEARPTSAGSFAANLRAFESVRDFISSATVVAFIDLPFALLFLAVIGWISWQLLIPFAIGVVVLLVYAMTVQGRMHELSETTYRAGAQRNATLIEGLVGIETIKALGGESAIQRKWESSAALLARVGAQLRLLSATTTNGALWVQQSVSVAIILIGVYLIDERLLTMGGLIACYMLSSRAMSPISQVAGLLVQYHTAATALHSLDELMQRPVERPEDTSFVSRQGLKGDIEFRDVSFSYPGEDTLALRNVSLRIKPGEHVAILGRIGSGKTTLEKLILGLYQPTSGAVLVDGIDLRQLDPAELRRNIGYVPQDVTLFYGSLRDNIALSAPLADDAAILRAAQISGVLEYANAHPRGFDMLVGERGESLSGGQRQGVAIARAVISDPPILLLDEPTASMDHSSEEAVKGQLRKYAEGRSMIVITHRTSLLDLADRIIVIDAGKVVADGPKAQVVEALRQGRIGRAL, from the coding sequence ATGGCTGGTGCGCAGTCAGGGGCAGAGGACGCTGTGGCTGCGGAGGACCCGCGTCTGGTCGATGACGCATTGCTGGGATGCCTGTTGCTGGTGTCGCGCGGACATGGCGCAGCACTGACACCGGATGCGCTGCTGTCCGGCCTTCCGCTCGAAAATGGCAAGCTGACCCCGTCACTGGTGCCGCGCGCAGCCCGTCGCGCCGGTCTTCATGGCCGTGTTGTCAGTTGTGCACTGGACCGTATCAATCCCGTGCTGCTGCCCGCCATTCTGCTGCTCGACGACGAGCGTGCCTGCGTGCTTGCGGCCTGGTCGGACGACCGCAGCGAAGTCGAGGTCGTCTTCCCCGAGCTTGGTGAGACCACCGTTACCCTGCCGGCGGGCGAGCTTGCCGCCCGCTATGCCGGCCATGCAATCTACTTGCGTCCCGGTTTCCGCTTCGATGCCCGCGCACCGGGCGTGCGCAAGACGCGCGAGGGCCACTGGTTCTGGAGCGTTATCGCCGAGAACCGGACGCTGTACCGCGATGTGCTGCTGGCGGCGTTCATGATCAACGTGTTTGCAGTGGCAATGCCGCTGTTCGTGATGAACGTGTACGACAGGGTCGTGCCCAATCACGCCACGGACACGCTGTGGGCCTTGTCCATCGGTGTCTTCGTCGTGGTGACGGCAGACCTGGTGCTGCGCACGATGCGCGGGCATTTCGTCGATCTTGCCGGCAGTCGCATCGACGTGCGCCTGTCCAGTTTCATCATGGAGCGGGTCCTTGGCCTGCGCATGGAGGCGCGGCCCACGTCTGCGGGCTCGTTTGCGGCCAACCTGCGCGCGTTCGAGTCGGTACGCGATTTCATCAGCTCGGCCACGGTGGTGGCGTTCATCGACCTTCCCTTTGCCCTGCTGTTCCTGGCGGTGATCGGCTGGATCAGCTGGCAGTTGTTGATCCCCTTCGCCATCGGCGTCGTTGTGCTGCTTGTGTATGCAATGACGGTGCAGGGGCGGATGCACGAGTTGTCTGAAACCACCTACCGTGCCGGCGCTCAACGCAATGCCACGCTGATCGAGGGGCTGGTCGGGATCGAGACGATCAAGGCGCTGGGCGGCGAATCGGCGATCCAGCGCAAATGGGAGAGCAGTGCTGCGCTGCTGGCCCGCGTCGGCGCCCAGTTGCGTCTGCTGTCGGCCACCACGACCAATGGCGCACTGTGGGTTCAGCAGTCGGTGAGTGTGGCCATCATCCTGATCGGTGTGTATCTCATCGACGAACGCCTGCTGACCATGGGCGGCCTGATTGCCTGCTACATGCTGTCTTCGCGCGCGATGTCGCCGATCAGCCAGGTGGCGGGGCTGCTTGTGCAGTATCACACTGCAGCCACTGCGCTGCATTCGCTCGACGAGCTGATGCAGCGCCCGGTCGAACGCCCCGAGGACACCAGCTTCGTCAGCCGTCAGGGGCTCAAGGGCGATATCGAGTTCCGCGACGTCAGCTTTTCCTATCCCGGCGAAGACACCCTGGCCCTGCGCAACGTCTCGCTGCGGATCAAGCCCGGCGAGCATGTGGCCATCCTGGGACGTATCGGCTCCGGCAAGACCACGCTGGAAAAGCTCATTCTCGGCCTCTACCAGCCCACCTCGGGGGCGGTGCTGGTGGATGGCATCGACCTGCGCCAGCTCGATCCGGCCGAACTGCGCCGCAATATCGGCTACGTGCCGCAGGATGTGACCCTGTTCTACGGCTCGCTGCGTGACAACATCGCGCTGTCGGCGCCGCTCGCAGATGACGCAGCCATCCTGCGCGCAGCACAGATTTCCGGCGTGCTCGAATACGCCAATGCGCATCCGCGTGGTTTTGACATGCTGGTGGGCGAGCGCGGCGAGTCGCTCTCGGGCGGTCAGCGGCAGGGGGTGGCGATTGCACGCGCGGTCATCAGCGACCCGCCCATCCTGTTGCTCGACGAGCCGACTGCATCGATGGATCACTCCAGTGAGGAGGCCGTGAAGGGCCAGCTGCGCAAGTATGCCGAAGGCCGCAGCATGATCGTGATCACCCACCGCACCTCCCTGCTCGACCTCGCAGATCGCATCATCGTCATCGATGCCGGCAAGGTGGTGGCTGACGGACCCAAGGCCCAGGTGGTGGAGGCCTTGCGTCAGGGCCGGATCGGGAGGGCCTTGTGA